A window of Oxobacter pfennigii contains these coding sequences:
- a CDS encoding double-cubane-cluster-containing anaerobic reductase codes for MGDYRKMWSDLNMDLEKHDVLCAVLPELYGSVYLNQENRPEGMNYFNFVVSEVHGLRIEELANTKTEGNKVVGTFCVFVPDEIILAAKATSVGLCGGSQFWIEDGEKVLPRNLCPLVKAIVGAKLSATCPYFQSCDMLVGETTCDGKKKAWEILGEHVPIHVMDLPQMKRERDYESWREEIKLFINKVEELTGNKITVESLKESIALANQKRRALKRLYDLRKNIPSPISGLDSLLISQIAFYDDPERFIAKVNELCDELDERVKTQNPDERKRILITGTPMAIPNWKMHSIIEELNAQVVVEETCTGTRYFENEVSSNGDTLEDLIKNLADRYLKINCACFTPNDGRAQDIIKYAGEYKVDGVIYYNLSFCHTYSVEYKKVEDELKKNDIPVLFIETDYSSEDSGQMKTRVEAFLEMI; via the coding sequence ATGGGAGATTACAGAAAAATGTGGTCAGATCTTAATATGGATTTGGAAAAACATGACGTGCTTTGTGCAGTGCTGCCGGAGCTTTATGGTTCGGTTTATCTAAATCAGGAAAACAGGCCGGAAGGCATGAATTATTTTAATTTCGTCGTATCAGAGGTTCATGGGCTGAGAATTGAAGAACTTGCCAATACTAAAACGGAAGGCAATAAGGTGGTAGGAACCTTTTGCGTATTTGTACCCGATGAAATAATCCTAGCCGCAAAAGCTACCAGCGTGGGATTATGCGGAGGATCCCAGTTCTGGATTGAAGACGGTGAAAAGGTGCTGCCCAGAAATCTATGTCCTTTGGTGAAGGCAATCGTCGGTGCAAAATTAAGCGCTACATGTCCATATTTTCAATCCTGTGACATGTTAGTTGGTGAGACAACCTGTGACGGGAAGAAAAAGGCCTGGGAAATACTTGGTGAACATGTCCCAATACATGTTATGGATTTGCCTCAAATGAAAAGAGAAAGGGATTATGAATCCTGGAGAGAAGAAATAAAGCTTTTTATAAACAAGGTAGAGGAATTGACGGGAAATAAGATAACCGTAGAGAGCTTAAAAGAGTCAATTGCTTTGGCAAACCAAAAAAGAAGGGCTTTAAAAAGGCTATATGATTTAAGAAAGAATATACCATCCCCTATAAGCGGATTGGACAGCCTGCTTATATCTCAGATAGCATTTTACGATGATCCCGAAAGATTTATAGCAAAGGTTAATGAATTATGCGACGAGCTGGATGAAAGGGTAAAAACTCAAAATCCAGATGAGAGAAAGAGAATACTTATTACAGGTACACCAATGGCAATACCAAATTGGAAGATGCATTCCATCATAGAAGAATTAAATGCCCAGGTTGTCGTGGAAGAAACCTGTACCGGTACAAGATATTTTGAAAATGAAGTTTCATCGAATGGTGATACATTGGAGGATTTGATAAAAAACCTGGCCGACCGATATCTGAAGATAAACTGTGCCTGTTTTACACCCAATGACGGCAGGGCACAGGATATTATAAAATATGCTGGTGAATACAAGGTTGACGGGGTAATATATTACAATCTGTCATTTTGTCATACTTACTCAGTTGAATATAAAAAAGTCGAGGATGAATTAAAGAAAAACGACATTCCAGTGCTTTTTATAGAAACAGATTATTCATCCGAAGATTCGGGACAGATGAAAACCAGGGTGGAAGCCTTTTTGGAAATGATCTAG